The following DNA comes from Naumovozyma castellii chromosome 4, complete genome.
CGTTGTTGTCTTGAGCGTTCCTTGTAGGATGGACAAACACTTTGCTCTTGCAGAATCGAATGTATGTACTCATGTTGTTGCTTGTGTGAGTGGTATGGGAAGTATCCATAATTATCGGGCTACCTGGTTGAACTGTCACAGGAGTTGTTTTGCAGTGTTGTATCTATCAGAACCCTTTAAgtgaaattatttataCTTATTTCTAAGCGCATTGAAGAGAACAACCAACCAATCATTCATTCAACGACTTGTTGAACAAGAGAACAGATATAGACGATCAACGATGAAGGGACTTACTcaaaaagaattagatGCCCTGGCTGACaaggaggaggaagaagcTCAGAGCATGGAGCTTGACTTGGCtgatgatgacgacgacgaAGACgatgaaatggaagatatggatgacgatgatgaaggaTTCGATATAcaggaagaggaagatgacGACGAATATGTCGATGTGGATGATTACGAGATGACGCCTGTTGTTTCTGAAGAGGTGGATGCTACTAAAGGAAAGGCCAACTCAAGGAAGAGAAATAGAAGAGCTACTGTTCTagatgatgacgaagaGGACCttgatgttgaagaagaagaagaagaagaagaagaagaggaacTGGAGCCAGAGATAGAGGAGGAGGAAATTATAGACCAGGATGTGGTGGAGGGCCCAGGtgacgacgacgacgatGACGAGCAAATACACAGTGGAAATAATAGCAGCCGCTCTACAGTAACAGGCATGACCACGATTAACACCCCCAAAAGCACCAAAATGCTAAGGGACCTAATGGACGACGATGCAAGCAAACCTGTGCTAacagaggaagaattaCAGTTACGAAGAGCAGAAAACCaaagaaagagaaggaatttgaaagagaaaaagcTAGAAGAGGAGAAAAGAGAGACTATCAACAAGCTACTGAAGAAGAGAGCCAGCAAGTCTCGTAGTCACATCCCGAAGGATAGTGGACCACGGGACAAGACAGACGGTTCTCTCTCAGAGAACACTTTTGACAAGCCTCGCCGACCATACAACAGCACAGGGATGATAAGGACAGTGAGAAGACTAGAGGGTGACCTATATACGATATTATAATAACATACTAATGCTTTCTAATGCTTATATCTCTTGTTTCGGTGATCGCCGACGAACTCCGACGGCGTTCGAGgttttctttgttggtaCCTcgatgaaatatttaatgtTATCCATTGTTTAACAAGAACAAagtatatttattatcaacAAAGCAGCTACAGCACTGAGGTACACACAAGTGAGCCATGCCGCAACCACAGCAACATCAGCAGCCACCGCAGCAGTTGCCTATCCAGATGCAGATGCCAGCTCCCGCTTCAAACGGTGCCCAGGATCCACAGATCCCGGTCCCCCCGCAAGGTTCTTATCCCTACATGACAAGCTCCTATCCTCATACTCCATATAGTGTCTCTGGGGATGCTTCAATAATGAAGCAGCAGAATACACCAGGCGGAAATCCCAACGCTAATAGAACCAGGGAGTATCCGTTTCCTCAACAGCACCAGCAGCAGCAGAACCAACAACAGGGGCCTCCACAAATGCAAATGAACGGGAATCCCGGACAGACACCGACTTCTGGCAGTATGTCCAATCtcaataacaacaatgcCAATAGTATGACCCCCATTGACGAGGTTTCAGAAGCACTTCCTTCCGGTCCTCAAAACGAACAAAATAATGCTGCAAATGTCAACCATCTCCGATCAGCAACGATaaacaatgaaaatacCAATAATAGCATGCCATTTGCTGGAGGTCCTGGGATGAACTACTACCGTTCCAAACCTGCTCCTCTTGTTTCACCATTAATGTCATACTCCTCGAGGAAATATTTAGCAGATATGGCGACCTTGACAGTTTATGATCTAATAAATAGAATTAATATATCTGCTGGTAAGATAAGTTCCATTGAATATTGGCAAAACTTTATTAATGATGCCTTTTCAAGCACTGCTATTTTTAAATACTCCAAGAGATCTGAATCAGATTTTAGACAATTTGATTTCTTAGCACCTTTAGTGCCTATAATATTTGTCAGTCTGGGAAAATTAGGAGTTGTGAGGATAGAAATGATtttacaacaattgaaatCCCAAGTGTTGAGTAATGGcaccatttttttcaattctccAAGAGCAACAATATCGTATCACTATCCAGATGGTTCGTATATTACTCATTTTGTTCAACTAAAGGGAATGTTCAACTCTCAATTTAAAATAGAGTGGTCAGATCTTTGTATGCATAGTTTTGTTCCCGGTATTGAATGgaattcatttgaaagGTTAATAAGTGATGAAAAGGCAAGTTATGAAATCTTCCAAAAGCTGACTGCAAATAGAGGTAGAAAGAGAAGTAGGAGCAAGATCACCAAATCTAATGAAAAGGGGACGAATGAGTTGGAGGACACAAACGTTACACACGAGTTCCCACCAAATTTTGATGCAATTACAAAGTTGAGATCATATTTTAGTGTATTCAGAAATGTTTCTGTATTTGGTACACAAGAAGGTTTGATGAGGATTATGCAAGTAAGTACATTCATGTCTTCATTACGTGATTTGAAAgtatttcaaaagataaaTGGTATAAAGAGCCCATTGGAAGCATTAAATGCGTTTGTCAGTATGAACATACCGTCAATTAATAAGCCAAATGATAATGGGCCTTCAAATATTAGTGGTAATAAACTACCTCAAGATCCAAATGTTCAAACACAGAAAGAAAATCCCAACACACATTCTCAACCTGCTAAATcagattttaattttagTTTTGCAAATGAGAAAAATAGTGGCAATGCCTTATATGGCACATCAACTCACACTAATGGATTAGGACCTCGAACTAAATCATTTACAAAGGTAGCCTTGAATACAGCACCATTCCATTCaatatcttccaataataCTGGATTAAGTAAAGCTAGTAAACGAGCAAAAAGTAATGATATCAAGGCtcagatgaagaagagaagaactAGTGCAATATCACCGAAATCTGTAAGAGAAGATCAAAATTTATCACAGACGTTTAGAGACTCTgcatcatcttcatctctCTCCACAGTGGAAAGTAGTGAAACCCCATCTGATGGGTCCAATAAATGAATGAAGTAAAATGAAAAAGACAATCAATTATCGTCTATattagaaaaataaatatttcttatgtattattattacacAATACGTTTTGTATGTTGTAGCAAAACATTAACTTAAACATCTGTTCCTAAAAGATCCCTTGAACAATCAACAACATTATGGATGGCTTCAGATATATCTGTAAAAGCTCTGGCAAATGCAATGCCATGGATCTCTGTCCAATGTAATTTATCAAGATCTTCCTCAGCTTCACTAGACGTGACATTGTTTATAATAGATTTCTTCAGAAGAGCCTTTTCTAAAAGATTTTCAGATACAgtcgttgttgttgtttcattgaaagtttcaaatttggcAATAAAATCgaataatttcttccttGACAAAATACAATTTGGCAAATATCTGGGGATTTTGCTTCTAGATCTGAAACAGTTCGATAAAATGTAAAATACGTAAATAACAGATGCCACGCTATCTCTTCTTAACGATAGTAGCGCTCTCGTAGTTTCATTATCCATATCACGATCCCaaacttcaaaaaatgTACTTGACATTCTTGCCTCAATAGTTTTTTCTAAGACAAATTCACATGatttgatcaatttttcatatttCAAAGGTTCAAATTGTTCTACAAAACTAGGTTCATGTTTGGCTCTCATTAAAAGATCACTTACAGCTGCAATACTTTGTGTTAATCTCACTTCTCTTATATGGGCATAGTCCATCGTTAATTCAGTGGGTTCATCATTGGAATCACGATACAAATAACGATCTGTAACAGATTGATACGACTGACTCAAGTGTGCTAATAAGGAAGATATAGATAATCTTAATTCGGATTTTGCCCAAAACGGCCAAACAATCCAGTTGATTGGAATTGATATCAAAATACCGATAAATAATGCTACACCAGTGGTCCAAGTATTTTTCCATATGATTGCTGTGTTAAGATGAGTTGGATCTTTGGAGTAAGGTTCTAAGGCAATTATTGTAAAACAAACTAACCCCGTAAAGCTCGATTTGGCATTCCCAtatattagaaaatttattgaaaacgGTATTAATAACAGTCCAGCAAATGGACAGATAACATAGGGACTTCCAAAATGCCTTGCTTGATTTGCAGCCCACCCCCAAAATATCCCAATTATTCCACATATAATCCGCTTAGCCATGTTATTCCATTGACCAGAATATCGTCTATGTGCTAGCAGATAAAAGATTAGTGGACACCACCAGCACTGGTATTCCTGATACCAATGAAACGATTCCTCCAGCCATGTTGGTAAAcataaaaatatcattacAAATAGGATTTTTAATGTCCATTTCATCTCTTGTCCAACCAACAATGTGCTTACCTTCCAGAGTTTATATCTCCAGGGGTTGGTTGTGGTATGGAAATTAAAATCTGAATGATCAATTGCACGCATGCCTACCACTGGGGTTTTCCTTTTTTCATCTATTGTCTCGTCGAACCCTGGAAGACTACTGTCATTCTTTTCCTTGTTATAGGTATGTCTTGAAGTATATGAGTTGTATATCTTTTcgaatatttcatcaacGTCTTTCTtagtttcaaaataatttaagATATTGCCAGCACCTTGGTCAATAGCACATTGTTTTGGTAATCGATGAAGGGCTCTGTGTAATGGATACTGTGGCCAAAAGAATCGCCAATGTCTACCCCTTATCAAGACAGTACATGTATCAGTCATTTGAACCAATGTTCGTGCGGAGTTTCTAAGGCATCTTacaaaaaggaaaatgtCTACAGAATCACGATCTTGAAGTAAATCTTTCGTAAAGAACGCCGATTTCGTGAATTCCTTATACGCTACGTCTAATTTATAGATTCGCCTTTTCAGTTTAGATGTGTTgcatttcaatttttccattGTATTAAGATCATTATCAgaaatctttaataattcagaGATGTCACCTAAGACTAATATCATTACcaatatcaaattgaatacTTCCTTTGAAAATGTATTTCTCAGAAGATTATGATAGAAATCATTGTTGGATCCCAGTGTTCCCAACGGTGTCAATCTCCTCCTTCCCCAGCCCGATGATGGCGTTGCAATTTGTGGCGTTGATTTCCCTGTATCAAGTTGTGAAGTATCCAGGGGGTCaagttcatcattttcagtATGATTTGATTCCAAACGTTTATAAAGTTGATCGAGTTCTTCACTGTCTAACAGCTTACTTGATAAAGGTAAAACTCTTAAGGGACCTGATAATGTTGTCAATGAGtttcttaattttcttaaagtttcaatatcaaatttggACAAAGCACATTGATTTAAAAATTCTCTATACTCTTGAGAAAGATCGATATTTAAACTTCTTATCATTTCATTCTGTAAGTCATTCGAGAGTTCGTCATTGTCGATAGCATCcttatcaattaattgcATGAGGAAATCGTTGATTTTCTCTATTGATGTACTGAATTTTCCCATCAGTTCATTATTACCACTATGCGGACACACAGATACGCAAATTAGTAGTGACAATAAAATACCAaataaatatgaaattCCGAAATCCCAGAATAGCTTCCATTTTAAGTCATGTTTGGAATGGACTAAGTCTACCGTGTGACTAAATATTACCACAATACTAAACGAAAGACTAAAATATAGTGACCTCTGAATATAGGATTTTAGCCAAGTTGACCATAACAGTGCCATTACAAGACTTTGGAATAGTATACCACCTTGATGAGATGCAGTAGGACCTGTTGCAGTGGATATGTACCAAGCCAATGAGGACCAGCCCATTCCTAACACGGCACctaatattgaaaagatggACATTTCCAATTGAACACCAACATTTCTCACTGGATGATGTATAAGTACGGCAATTGGTAAAAAGTATCTATATCTATGACCAATCCATTTACCTGACGGACGGATGACACATATgattattgaaataaaatatgCTAACCAGTATTTTAAGAGAGATTCCCTCTCATTGAACACCCTTGTATAAAAATCTTTCATATTTGATCTGCAAAAGATGCGTCTATAATTCCATACAGCatttttgttattgatGAGACCAGCtacatcattatcattcaTATCCACTTCATGCTGCCTCTCTGGTTTCGTAAAAACGGCATCAAAGTATCCATCTCTTAATTCTTCTAGGTCAAAATCCTCTAATATTTCCCAGTGCTTATCCTTAGCCAAGTTTTCCAACCTTAAATGTGAGAAAGACGTCGTTGAAATCTGCGGTGATGTCACTTTGGAAGTTCTTCCTGAATGTAGATTTCTATTATTTAACCCCTTTAGGGAGAGATACGATGTACCTGAATAGGAACCCTTCGAAATATCTAAATCTTTTCTCTTCAGTTGGTTGACATTTCTAGCCATTATTTGATAGTTGTTGTCTTGTTTAATGCACTCCAACTAGGATGAAGGACAGTAAAAACGATACCAATGTATGGTAACCACGATATAGTCAATATATTTAGTGGCAAGCGATGCTTTCTCGCACTTGGCAGGGGTAGTCTTCAAGGATGACTCGTGTGGATATCACATTTTTTTCAGCTCTGGATGGAAAGTTGGTAATTTGATAAGATCCGTGAAAACATCGAAAAGAGAAACAGGCCACTGACCCTAAACCATTGAAACAAACAGCAAAGGCAACCGTTAAAATGGTCTCTTCTAAGCATATTCCGTGGTATTTGCAGCAATCAGACTTGGAACTatccaagaaattcaaatttattcaGAATCAAGAAGACGAGCGATTGAGGGAGGCGACAAACGGTACAGCAAATTCTCGTTGGAGTTTAGGTTCTAGTATACTGGCCAAGAATGATATCAGGAATCGCTACGTTAACATTATGCCTTATGAAAGGAATCGTGTACAGTTGGACGTGGTTAGTGGGAACGATTACATCAATGCATCCTACGTGAAGGTAGATATACATGATCAAAGTATTAATCCCGGTTATTACATTGCTACGCAGGGACCTACAAAACATACTTGGGAACAATTCTGGCAAATGTGCTACAAGGAGTGTCCTCATGAGCATATTGTCATCGTGATGGTGACACCTCTGGAGGAGTTTGGGAAGGAGAAATGTTTTCCTTATTGGCCCAGGAACAGTTCGGATCcattaaaaatatcaagaaagGTTCAAAACTTGGATGGGAAGGGTAATACAAGTGAGTTTGCATCTTCATTGGAAATAAAGTATGAAAACGGGGAGAAATATGGGAATGATTACACTTTGACAACGATGAAACTGAAGCCCACAGATCCGGCAGTGGGGCCCGAGAAGACCGtatatcatttttatttcgATCAATGGAGGGATATGAGGAAACCGGAAGAGATTGTGCCCATCATGCAGCTCTGTAACCATTCTCATATATTAAATTCCTCGGGTAATCCCATCATTGTGCATTGTTCAGCCGGTGTTGGCAGGTCCGGAACGTTTATAGCTTTGGACCATCTTACACATGAAACGATCGACTTCAGAGATATCAAGGACAACACCATTCCTGCACCTGACGACGATTACAAGAAGGATCTGGTCGAGCAAATAGTGTTGCAATTACGCGCCCAGCGAATGAAGATGGTCCAGATAAAAGACCAATTCACATTTATATACCATGCAGCCAGACGATTACAGGAGCTGACCGGGTCTAACTGAACCAATACCCACGAGTGCAACCCAActtaataaaaatataattcaatCTAATATAACTAATTAATAAACGCAAATTACCATAGAAACTTGGTCGTGTCACACGGCGTGAAAATTTTTCcggaaaaaaaaatattgcaGGCATCGCAAACTGTTATATAAGATCTCTCTTGATTACTACTTTCATTGTCGCCAGTAGTCTTGTCCTGTTCCgttttgttgttcttctaTCCTACCAAGCAAATTCATACAACTTCATTCAATTACAATGGCTGACGGTGTTTTCCAAGGTGCTATCGGTATCGATTTAGGTACTACCTACTCATGTGTTGCTACATATGAATCTTCCGTTGAAATTATTGCCAACGAACAAGGTAACAGAGTTACTCCATCTTTCGTTGCCTTCACCCCAGAAGAAAGATTGATCGGTGATGCCGCTAAGAACCAAGCTGCTTTGAACCCAAGAAACACTGTTTTCGACGCTAAGCGTTTGATTGGTAGACGTTTCGACGAAGACTCTGTTCAACAAGATATGAAGACTTGGCCATTCAAGGTTATCGACGTTGAAGGTAACCCAATCATTGAAGTTGAATACTTAGGTGAAACCAAGACTTTCTCTCCacaagaaatttcttctatgGTCTTGACCAAGATGAAGGAAATTGCTGAAGCTAAGATTGGTCAAAAGGTCGAAAAGGCTGTTATTACTGTCCCAGCTTATTTCAACGATGCCCAAAGACAAGCTACCAAGGATGCCGGTGCTATCTCTGGTTTGAACGTTCTACGTATCATTAACGAACCTACTGCCGCCGCTATTGCTTACGGTTTAGGTGCTGGTAAGTCTGATAAGGAAAGACATGTCTTGATTTTCGATTTAGGTGGTGGTACTTTCGATGTTTCCTTGTTGCACATTGCTGGTGGTGTCTACACTGTCAAGTCTACTTCTGGTAACACTCATTTGGGTGGTCAGGATTTCGATACCAACTTGTTGGAACATTTCAAGGCtgaattcaagaagaagactGGTTCCGACATCTCTAACGATGCCAGAGCTTTGAGAAGATTGAGAACTGCTGCTGAAAGAGCTAAGAGAACTTTGTCCTCTGTCACTCAAACCACCGTTGAAGTTGATTCTTTATTCGATGGTGAAGATTTCGAAGCTTCTTTGACTAGAGCtagatttgaagatttgaacGCTGCTTTGTTCAAGTCTACCCTAGAACCAGTTGAACAAGTCTTGAAGGATGCTAAGATTCCAAAGTCCCAAATTGACGAAGTTGTCTTGGTTGGTGGTTCCACCAGAATTCCAAAGGTCCAAAAGTTATTGTCTGATTTCTTTGACGGTAAGCAATTGGAAAAGTCTATTAACCCAGATGAAGCTGTTGCCTACGGTGCTGCTGTTCAAGGTGCTATCTTGACTGGTCAATCTACTTCCGATGAAACCAAGGATCTATTATTGTTAGATGTTGCTCCATTATCTTTAGGTGTTGGTATGCAAGGTGACATTTTCGGTATTGTTGTTCCAAGAAACACTACAGTTCCAACTATTAAGAGAAGAACTTTCACTACTGCCGGTGACAACCAAACCACTGTTAAATTCCCAGTTTACCAAGGTGAGCGTGTTAACTGTAAGGAAAACACTTTGTTGGGTGAATTTGACTTGAAGGGTGTTCCACCAATGCCAGCTGGTGAACCAGTCTTGGAAGCTGTCTTCGAAGTTGATGCCAATGGTATCTTGAAGGTTACTGCCATTGAAAAGTCCACTGGTAAGTCTTCTAACATCACCATCTCCAACGCTGTTGGTAGATTGACTTCTGAAGAAATCGAAAAGATGTTGAACCAAGCTGAAGAATTCAAGGCTGCTGATGAAGCTTTCGCTAAGAAGCATGAAGCCAGACAAAGATTGGAATCCTACGTTGCTTCTATTGAACAAACCGTTACTGACCCAGTCTTATCTTCTAAGTTGAAGAGAGGTTCCAAGTCTAAGATTGAAGCTGCCTTAGCTGATGCTTTGTCTGCTTTGAGCATTGAAGACTCTTCCACCGATGATTTGAGAAAGGCTGAAGTTGGTTTGAAGAGAGTTGTCAACAAGGCTATGTCTTCTCGTTAAGGCATTTATCTCTGAATTCTCAGATCCATTAATGTTCCCATTTGTACTTTATAATTATTCAATCAATACTAAAATATATGAACATgtatatttataataataactcCGTAGATTATTCGgaatatcttcaaagtTAAGGCAAATAAATGAAGCAAGTTAGTTTAAGGGTGTATTGTAAGTCAAATAATAGaaatcaattcattttggTGAAACATctagaaaaaataaatcttgCTGATgcatttccttttcctgTGATGAAAATGTTGTACTTTCTCATTGTTTTGATTAAAGACCATttagaaaaatataatgcGACAAACATTATCTATATGTTTTATAAGTcatttataaatttatttttacaAAATAGTTGAATAGTTGGTACAAGACATATCTCAAGGATAGGCTACAGACTAACTTCTAATATACACTTTTGGTACAGTATTTGGATCATATGTCCACATCAAATAGCCA
Coding sequences within:
- the PTP1 gene encoding tyrosine protein phosphatase PTP1 (ancestral locus Anc_2.39) — protein: MVSSKHIPWYLQQSDLELSKKFKFIQNQEDERLREATNGTANSRWSLGSSILAKNDIRNRYVNIMPYERNRVQLDVVSGNDYINASYVKVDIHDQSINPGYYIATQGPTKHTWEQFWQMCYKECPHEHIVIVMVTPLEEFGKEKCFPYWPRNSSDPLKISRKVQNLDGKGNTSEFASSLEIKYENGEKYGNDYTLTTMKLKPTDPAVGPEKTVYHFYFDQWRDMRKPEEIVPIMQLCNHSHILNSSGNPIIVHCSAGVGRSGTFIALDHLTHETIDFRDIKDNTIPAPDDDYKKDLVEQIVLQLRAQRMKMVQIKDQFTFIYHAARRLQELTGSN
- the IES2 gene encoding Ies2p (ancestral locus Anc_2.31) yields the protein MKGLTQKELDALADKEEEEAQSMELDLADDDDDEDDEMEDMDDDDEGFDIQEEEDDDEYVDVDDYEMTPVVSEEVDATKGKANSRKRNRRATVLDDDEEDLDVEEEEEEEEEEELEPEIEEEEIIDQDVVEGPGDDDDDDEQIHSGNNSSRSTVTGMTTINTPKSTKMLRDLMDDDASKPVLTEEELQLRRAENQRKRRNLKEKKLEEEKRETINKLLKKRASKSRSHIPKDSGPRDKTDGSLSENTFDKPRRPYNSTGMIRTVRRLEGDLYTIL
- the SSB1 gene encoding Hsp70 family ATPase SSB1 (ancestral locus Anc_2.41) is translated as MADGVFQGAIGIDLGTTYSCVATYESSVEIIANEQGNRVTPSFVAFTPEERLIGDAAKNQAALNPRNTVFDAKRLIGRRFDEDSVQQDMKTWPFKVIDVEGNPIIEVEYLGETKTFSPQEISSMVLTKMKEIAEAKIGQKVEKAVITVPAYFNDAQRQATKDAGAISGLNVLRIINEPTAAAIAYGLGAGKSDKERHVLIFDLGGGTFDVSLLHIAGGVYTVKSTSGNTHLGGQDFDTNLLEHFKAEFKKKTGSDISNDARALRRLRTAAERAKRTLSSVTQTTVEVDSLFDGEDFEASLTRARFEDLNAALFKSTLEPVEQVLKDAKIPKSQIDEVVLVGGSTRIPKVQKLLSDFFDGKQLEKSINPDEAVAYGAAVQGAILTGQSTSDETKDLLLLDVAPLSLGVGMQGDIFGIVVPRNTTVPTIKRRTFTTAGDNQTTVKFPVYQGERVNCKENTLLGEFDLKGVPPMPAGEPVLEAVFEVDANGILKVTAIEKSTGKSSNITISNAVGRLTSEEIEKMLNQAEEFKAADEAFAKKHEARQRLESYVASIEQTVTDPVLSSKLKRGSKSKIEAALADALSALSIEDSSTDDLRKAEVGLKRVVNKAMSSR
- the MFG1 gene encoding Mfg1p (ancestral locus Anc_2.32); translation: MPQPQQHQQPPQQLPIQMQMPAPASNGAQDPQIPVPPQGSYPYMTSSYPHTPYSVSGDASIMKQQNTPGGNPNANRTREYPFPQQHQQQQNQQQGPPQMQMNGNPGQTPTSGSMSNLNNNNANSMTPIDEVSEALPSGPQNEQNNAANVNHLRSATINNENTNNSMPFAGGPGMNYYRSKPAPLVSPLMSYSSRKYLADMATLTVYDLINRINISAGKISSIEYWQNFINDAFSSTAIFKYSKRSESDFRQFDFLAPLVPIIFVSLGKLGVVRIEMILQQLKSQVLSNGTIFFNSPRATISYHYPDGSYITHFVQLKGMFNSQFKIEWSDLCMHSFVPGIEWNSFERLISDEKASYEIFQKLTANRGRKRSRSKITKSNEKGTNELEDTNVTHEFPPNFDAITKLRSYFSVFRNVSVFGTQEGLMRIMQVSTFMSSLRDLKVFQKINGIKSPLEALNAFVSMNIPSINKPNDNGPSNISGNKLPQDPNVQTQKENPNTHSQPAKSDFNFSFANEKNSGNALYGTSTHTNGLGPRTKSFTKVALNTAPFHSISSNNTGLSKASKRAKSNDIKAQMKKRRTSAISPKSVREDQNLSQTFRDSASSSSLSTVESSETPSDGSNK
- the BRE4 gene encoding Bre4p (ancestral locus Anc_2.38), with the protein product MARNVNQLKRKDLDISKGSYSGTSYLSLKGLNNRNLHSGRTSKVTSPQISTTSFSHLRLENLAKDKHWEILEDFDLEELRDGYFDAVFTKPERQHEVDMNDNDVAGLINNKNAVWNYRRIFCRSNMKDFYTRVFNERESLLKYWLAYFISIIICVIRPSGKWIGHRYRYFLPIAVLIHHPVRNVGVQLEMSIFSILGAVLGMGWSSLAWYISTATGPTASHQGGILFQSLVMALLWSTWLKSYIQRSLYFSLSFSIVVIFSHTVDLVHSKHDLKWKLFWDFGISYLFGILLSLLICVSVCPHSGNNELMGKFSTSIEKINDFLMQLIDKDAIDNDELSNDLQNEMIRSLNIDLSQEYREFLNQCALSKFDIETLRKLRNSLTTLSGPLRVLPLSSKLLDSEELDQLYKRLESNHTENDELDPLDTSQLDTGKSTPQIATPSSGWGRRRLTPLGTLGSNNDFYHNLLRNTFSKEVFNLILVMILVLGDISELLKISDNDLNTMEKLKCNTSKLKRRIYKLDVAYKEFTKSAFFTKDLLQDRDSVDIFLFVRCLRNSARTLVQMTDTCTVLIRGRHWRFFWPQYPLHRALHRLPKQCAIDQGAGNILNYFETKKDVDEIFEKIYNSYTSRHTYNKEKNDSSLPGFDETIDEKRKTPVVGMRAIDHSDFNFHTTTNPWRYKLWKVSTLLVGQEMKWTLKILFVMIFLCLPTWLEESFHWYQEYQCWWCPLIFYLLAHRRYSGQWNNMAKRIICGIIGIFWGWAANQARHFGSPYVICPFAGLLLIPFSINFLIYGNAKSSFTGLVCFTIIALEPYSKDPTHLNTAIIWKNTWTTGVALFIGILISIPINWIVWPFWAKSELRLSISSLLAHLSQSYQSVTDRYLYRDSNDEPTELTMDYAHIREVRLTQSIAAVSDLLMRAKHEPSFVEQFEPLKYEKLIKSCEFVLEKTIEARMSSTFFEVWDRDMDNETTRALLSLRRDSVASVIYVFYILSNCFRSRSKIPRYLPNCILSRKKLFDFIAKFETFNETTTTTVSENLLEKALLKKSIINNVTSSEAEEDLDKLHWTEIHGIAFARAFTDISEAIHNVVDCSRDLLGTDV